Part of the Brachyhypopomus gauderio isolate BG-103 chromosome 17, BGAUD_0.2, whole genome shotgun sequence genome, aCACTTTACATGCCCATAAACGTACAAAATGAAGAGTCTGATGTTGCTGTGAAGGTGAGATGGTGTGAGTAGATGGTGAGGAGCACGGTGTGAAGGTGAGATGGTGTGAGTAGATGGTGAGGAGCACGGTGTGGGCAGGGCGGAGTGGAGAGGGCTGCTGCCCATCTGAGTGTTAATGGAAGCACAGCGAGAGCAGAAGCAGGCCCTCACCCGTCAGCCGGCAACGGTTAATGGACGGACAGGGTGAAGAGAAGATGAAGGAAGTGATGGAAGATACGGAGGGAGAGAGCTGGTAAAGATGTGCTTGGGCAGACCCAGCCACAGTGGCACAGATGAGAGAACAAGGGACGACCGGCACCGCCGCACACCTGAGTCCTGGGCCCCGCCGTCGGGCTGCAGTCGCTCCGGGCTGTGCTGGGCCCTCGGGGAGCGCCATGCCTGGGTCTTCTCCAGCACCGGCCCCGCCTGGGGTGTCTGGAGCTCCGCTCGGTCGTCGGTCTGGCTGGGGCAGAGTTTCTGTTGCTCTGTGGTCATGGGCCCTGAGGGGCACGATGTGATTCGCTGCAGGTTGCTGGAGGGTGTTGGAGCCGGTCCGCCCGCTGGGGTCCAGCCCTGCCCAGGCTTTGTCACCCTGCCGCTGGGGGAGAAGGAGGCCACGCAGGGCTTGTCGGGCAGCGGTCTGGAGATGTCCGGATGCAGCGACGGGCGAGTGCTGCCGGTCAGTTTGCCCTGCAGGCCTTTGGAGGCGGAGCTGGAGGCGGAGCTGACGAGGAGGTTGGGGACGAGGGCAGCGTGGGCCGTGGGGGATCCTACATCAGGAGCGGGGCATGAAGCAGGCGGTGGCATCATCGGGGAGGAGGCCTTGCCCCGCGGGGCACAGGCGTCCGAGCTCCGCCGGAAGTCCGCTGGGGCCAGAAGGTCGCCAAGCTCACCCGCATTCAGGCCGTCTCCCATGGACACAGAGCGAGACATCTTCGCCATGGAGCTGGCGGTGGGGCTCATGTAGGAGCGGGACTTGAGcttagtgggcgtggccggggCCGGGTCCCTGGGGTGGGGAGATGTGGGGTTCGTGGGAGGGGCCTTGGGAAGAGAGCAGTTAGGCGAAGGAGGTGGAGCACACTGAGAATGTTGGGAGTGATGGGAGACGTCCTTAGAGGGGCGTGTGGATGTCAGAGAGATATCAGCTGAAAAACAAGGATGGGTAAGTTAGGGAAAGATTTAGACACATAGCAGGACAGAcatatggagagagagggatagacagAATTACTGGTAGAGGCACACAGCGAGTAAGGAGTTAAAGAACAGAAAAGGGGAGAAAAGTTAGAAAAGCCAGAATTATTCTTTCACGATTCATATCGCAGCAAACAGtatgagaagaaaaaaaaaacatttaaagaaTTTTCACTGAAATTCCACACCCATCATTGTTTGTTCATTATTAAACGGCTGCTATGTCGTAGGTCAGATGGCAGTTTGAGGATGTCTTACCCCCCGAGCAGATGTTGTGTATGGACTGGGCTTTGCGTAAGCCTGCACAGGGAGCCGGAGCAGCTCCAGTAACAGGGCTGGCAACCCCCCGGGGGTCAGCCACCACAACGCACTTCTTCTGTGGAGATAAACGCAGCTCTGAGCCCTTCTCTGAGCCCTGGGGCTCCTGGGACCCAGTCTGCACACTGTCCTCCATCAAGGGGCGGGGCTCCGAGACCACAGCACGCTCCAGTCCGCTGACAGCCTCACTCGCAGTGCTGCTGGCTTTGGTGAATGCAACTGGCTGCCTGCTGAGGAATTATGGGAAAGATATTCTCAGTTTGCTAGGTTATAAAACCTTCTCTGGTGTCCTTTCCTGAATGTTATGTAGAATGCAGTTGTATTAGTATTTGCACTTACCAGCCAGTGGGACACTGAGAGAGAAACTTGGATGAAATACTAACACTGTCGGTGGAGTTTGGAATGGGCGGAGGTGGGCTCACTGGGCCAAAGGAAAAGCAAGCAGACAAAGAAATGTGTTTAAACAATGAGGAAAGAAGTAGAGGCTGCAATATCCAGTTTAATAGTCATTTATAACGTTATCACAAAAGGGGCCTGTAAATTAataaaagggggagagagagagagaaagaagggggagagaggggggagagaagggagtgagagggagagaggaagagagaggagggggagagagagggagagagagggggagtgagagggagagagaggggagagaagggagtgagagggagagaggggggagagaggaagagagaggagggggagagaggggggagagagggagtgagagggagagaggggggagagaggaagagagaggagggggagagagggggagtgagagggagagaggggggagagaggaagagagaggagggggagagaagggagtgagagggagagaggaagagagaggagggggagagaagggagagaggggggagagaggaagagagaggagggggagagagagggagtgagagggagagaggggggagagaggaagagagaggagggggagagagagggagtgagagggagagaggggggagagaggaagagagaggagggggagagagagggagtgagagggagagaggggggagagaggagggggagagagagggagtgagagggagagaggggggagagaggaagagagaggagggggagagagagggagtgagagggagagaggggggagagaggaagagaggagggggagagagagggagtgagagggagagagatcaaTAGTCACCCCTCCACAAAATGTGCAGGCCCACCCCCCACTCACAGCCCTGCCCACACCTGATACGCTGAGGTCTGTTAGGTTTTCAAAGTGTCTCTTGAGGAAGGCTTTTTGGTCTGGGGTTGAAGGTTCTGTGACCTTAGGCTCACTCCTCCTCATActctcctcatcttcctcatcaaGGTCCTCCATGTCCAGCTCTGATGAGTTCCCATCTACACTCAGTGGCTCCGTGGGTTCAGAGTCTGACATGCAAATACAAAGACTTTAGTCTCATCTTCGGTTCCCacttatttttatacatttcataCACCAAGTACAATGATCCTTAACTGACTactagtgtttgtgtgcaagccatatgtgagtgtgtgtgcctccGTGTGTTAGCGGTGGTGTGCTCACCCTCGCCCGGCCGCTCGGGGCTGGACAGGCAGCTGGTGGAGTAGTCCACAGAGCAGGCGCTGTCAGGACTCTGCTTGTCTGGGCAGGAGATTCCCTTTAGCAGTCGCATCTCCCTCACTGGCATCTCCCTCACCTGGAACTCactacacacccagcacacacaaaACTGCCTTTACAAATCCTTCAAAATGTAGGCATAGGCTTACAGTGGGTTTGACCTAAACCCCTTATAGTAAGTAGTTAGTGAAATTAGTGAACCCATGCATTTAAAGAAAATAATTAAATGTTTTAAGCTATATAGGCTTAAATATGACTTGGAACTATAAGAAAAACCCAAAGGACAAATAAACACAAGGTCTGACCTGCTGGCCAGACTGACTCTGTCCTCCCAGCTGTCAGGGTAGATCACCACGGCTTCTGTGTCAGGACTCTGCGGGGTCAGCGGGATGAACTGCGGCCGTGTGTGACCTCGCAGGACATCGGGTGAGTCCTGCTCCTTCAAcccctccacctgcacacagcAGCAGAAATAACCACAAACAGTTTCCAGGGTACTGTACAGATACACAAAAATGTTCCCATAACAGTCATACGCAGTTCTCATAATGTTTATTATTGCATGATGTAACGGAACCAGGGGTCTTGCGTCATCTCACCCAGCCGGCGAGGGGCTGCAGGCTGACCGTGCTGCCCAGTTCCGGGTCAGAGGTCAGCGGGGGCTCCTGGCTCGCAGCAGGCGTCCGGCGGGGTGAAGGGGGCACAGCGAACGACTCCAGCTGCCGTAGGTCTAGCATGGACTTCACCATCAGATCCGAACCGCCCACACGCCGGGCCCAGCGGCGCCGGGGCCTCGGGGAGGAGTCCTcacaccccacactgctgtCACACCGCTGCAGGGAggtgcaggaggaggagaggaatgCTGAGATCGGACCCTGACTGGCTACACATCTGGTTAGTCTTGTGTGACAACATTCTTACCTTTCTGGGCCCCGTGATGTAGGGAACGACGGGGCTGTGCTTCTCCACCGACGACACCAACTCTGGGCCAACACAATTTAAACAATgcatttttacaatttaattatGAGAAAATTCATTTTAGGCAAGAAGGAAGCCACTGGGATGGTTGCTACTGTCAGGGTTGGTGTATGTCCTAGTTAAGTTACCAGTCTGCTCTCCTGTTCTGCTACAGGAAGACAGGCCAGAAAAGTTGTCCTCTACATCTTCTTCTTCAagaccctcctcttcctctgcctctttgtCACTGTCGGAGGACATGGTGCCGATGGCTGGGCCACTGTGCACTTCTTTCCTAGTGCTTTGCAGAAGCACCAAACACACATTACCATGTTCAGTActccataaccacacacacacacacacacacacacacacacacacacacacacacacacacacacacacaaacacattaccATGTTCAGTACTccatagccacacacacacacacacacacacattaccatgTTCAGTActccataaccacacacacacacacacacacattaccatgTTCAGTActccataaccacacacacacacacacacacacacacacacacacacacacacacacacacacacacacacacattatcatGTTCAGTACTCCataaccacacaccacacacacacacattaccatgTTCAGTActccataaccacacacacacacacacacacacattaccatgTTCAGTActccataaccacacacacacacacacacacacacacacacacacacacacacacattaccatgTTCAGTACTCCCGAACCACATACACATTACCACGCTCAGTACTCCTTAACCACACATATAAACTATCCCAAGTCATCTTCAGTATGtcctaaccacacacacccacacacacaaccctaagcacacacacacacacacacacacacacacacacacacacacacacacacacacacacacacacacacacacacacaaccctaaccacacacacatttaatcaTCACTAACATCATCCTGTCCAATGACTTGTGGACAAAACTacatatgcacgtgtgtgtgtgtgtgtgtgtgtgtgtgtgtgtgtgtgtgtgtgtgtgtgtgtgtgtgtgtgtgtgtgtgtgtgtgtgtgtgctacctgACTGTGGAAGACAgtgtagggtgagtgtgtgatccGGGTGTGAGGGCATCCTATCTGATCTTTGATGAGGGCTGGGGGTGCATCTTTTATCTGACTGAGTGATAAATGCAGTGGGTGGGTGACGTACCTGATtgagtgatgatggtggtgatgtttgGGTGGAATGTTCTGAGCAGGTCTAATTTTTTGCTTCAGGTCCGACAGTCTCTGTCTCATACTGATGGTCAGCTCAGGGTTCAACCTCCACACAAAGatacagctgaacacacacaaaaacacccgTTCACATGAGCATAAAAACAGCATTactataatcacacacacacacacacacacacgcacacacgcgcacacacgcgcacacacacacacacacacgcgcacacacacacacgcgcacacacacacacgcgcacacacacacacgcgcacacacacacacgcgcacacacacacacgcgcacacacacacacaagctgtatAGTACTACCTGTCCCCTGACACTGAAATTAGATGCTTGCAGTCATTGGTAAACTTCATTCCAGTCACAATCTctgtaaaaaagaaataaataaatgaatttaGCAAGAGCAGCAAAAAGATCACAGTGTTCTGATGAGTCATACATGCCAAGGACAATTTTCACATGGGTGAAGGTTGAGAAGTCTATCTTTAAAAGGAAATCTAACTGTACCAGTGCGTTAAGCTTGAGAAGCTCCTTTAAAAGGGAATCTAACTGTACCAGTGCGTCAAGCATGAGAAGCCCCTTTAAAAGGGAATCTAACTGTACCAGTGTGTTAAGCTTGAGAAGCTCCTTTTAAAGGGAATCTAACTGTACCAGTATGTTAAGCTTGAGAAGCTCCTTTTAAAGGGAATCTAACTGTACCAGTGTGTTAAGCTTGAGAAGCTCCTTTTAAAGGGAATCTAACTGTACCAGTGTGTTAAGCTTGAGAAGCTCCTTTTAAAGGGAATCTAACTGTACCAGTGTGTTAAGCTTGAGAAGCTCCTTTTAAAGGGAATCTAACTGTACCAGTGTGTTAAGCTTGAGAAGCTCCTTTTAAAGGGAATCTAACTGTACCAGTGTGTTAAGCTTGAGATTCTCCTTTTAAAGAGAATCTAACTGTACCAGTGCGTTAAGCTTGAGAAGCCCCTTTTAAAGGGAATCTAACTGTACCAGTGCGTTAAGCTTGAGAAGCCCCTTTTAAAGGGAATCCAACTGTACCAGTGCGTTAAGCTTGAGAAGCTCCTTTTAAAGGGAATCTAACTGTACCAGTGCATTAAGCTTGAGAAGCCCCCTTTAAAGGGAATCTAACTGTACCAGTGCGTTAAGCTTGAGAAGCCCCTTTTAAAGGGAATCTAAGTGTACCAGTGCGTTAAGCTTGAGAAGCCCCTTTTAAAGGGAATCTAACTGTACCAGTGCGTTAAGCTTGAGAAGCCCCTTTTAAAGGGAATCTAACTGTACCAGTGCGTTAAGCTTGAGAAGCCCCTTTTAAAGGGAATCTAAGTGTACCAGTGCGTTAAGCTTGAGAAGCCCCTTTTAAAGGGAATCTAAGTGTACCAGTGCGTTAAGCTTGAGAAGCCCCTTTTAAAGGGAATCTAACTGTACCAGTGCGTTAAGCTTGAGAAGCCCCTTTTAAAGGGAATCTAAGTGTACCAGTGCGTTAAGCTTGAGAAGCCCCTTTTAAAGGGAATCTAACTGTACCAGTGCGTTAAGCTTGAGAAGCCCCTTTTAAAGGGAATCTAACTGTACCAGTGTGTTAAGCTTGAGAAGGTCCTTTTAAAGGGAATCTAACTGTACCAGTGTGTTAAGCTTGAGAAGCTCCTTTTAAAGGGAATCTAACTGTACCAGTGTGTTAAGCTTGAGAAGCTCCTTTTAAAGGGAATCTAACTGTACCAGTGTGTTAAGCTTGAGAAGCTCCTTTTAAAGGGAATCTAACTGTACCAGTGTGTTAAGCTTGAGATTCTCCTTTTAAAGAGAATCTAACTGTACCAGTGCGTTAAGCTTGAGAAGCCCCTTTTAAAGGGAATCCAACTGTACCAGTGCGTTAAGCTTGAGAAGGTCCTTTTAAAGGGAATCTAAGTGTACCAGTGCGTTAAGCTTGAGAAGCCCCTTTAAAAGGGAATCTAAGTGTACCAGTGCGTTAAGCTTGAGAAGCCCCTTTTAAAGGGAATCTAACTGTACCAGTGCGTTAAGCTTGAGAAGCCCCTTTTAAAGGGAATCTAACTGTACCAGTGCGTTAAGCTTGAGAAGCCCCTTTTAAAGGGAATCTAACTGTACCAGTGCGTTAAGCTTGAGAAGCCCCTTTTAAAGGGAATCTAAGTGTACCAGTGCGTTAAGCTTGAGAAGCCCCTTTTAAAGGGAATCTAACTGTACCAGTGCGTTAAGCTTGAGAAGCCCCTTTTAAAGGGAATCTAACTGTACCAGTGCGTTAAGCTTGAGAAGCCCCTTTTAAAGGGAATCTAACTGTACCAGTGCGTTAAGCTTGAGAAGCCCCTTTTAAAGGGAATCTAACTGTACCAGTGCGTTAAGCTTGAGAAGCCCCTTTTAAAGGGAATCTAACTGTACCAGTGTGTTAAGCTTGAGAAGCTCCTTTTAAAGGGAATCTAACTGCTGTCTTTGTGTCAGAAGAGCTGAGACGTCTTACCAGAGTGCCCAAACATGGTGGCCACACACTCCCCCGTGTAGAAGTCAAAAATGCTGATGTTTTTGTCTGAGCAGCTGGTAGCCACATACATCCCGGAAGGGTCTGTCTGGACCTGAGACACGTTCACATATCACACTGGTCAACTCTCCAGTCATTTCACTGAAGACATATTAGTTTCCGTTGAGTTGAGCTGGTTGTGTACACCAAGTAAGTCAAGACTACTTGTAGACTATATGTACACATTTAAATAGAAAAGTTAACTAAAATCACTTTATACCAATATAGCAAAGCAAACACTTGAACTGTCAGAACAATCTGTGCACTAAATGTTGTGGGGTTCATGTTGTGTCTCCAAGAGCTGCTCACCCTAATGAGAGTGCCGTCCTCCCCCTGGGAGCCCTTGTAGACCTTTTTCTGCTTACCGTTGCTGATGTTGAAGATCCTGCAgtagagggagaaggagaggggagcagggagagggggatggaTCAGACAGCTACAGATTTAGACAGTAATGGATGATCAAGATGGCCACTAGGGGGTGCTGTAATAGTGGGATAAGCCCCCACGCATGCCAGCTGTACCAGCATGCCAGAACAGGGAGGATCAGGCAGTGTGCTGGGCCACAAACATGAGATCCACTGGGATCACCTACTGCCACTGACACCCTGTCTGTCCACCCTGCGGGTCAGCACCACGCTGCTGGAGCACTTGTTATGGTGGCAGTGACGCAGAGATGCTGCTCACCGAAAGACTGAGTCTCAAACACAT contains:
- the mapkbp1 gene encoding LOW QUALITY PROTEIN: mitogen-activated protein kinase-binding protein 1 (The sequence of the model RefSeq protein was modified relative to this genomic sequence to represent the inferred CDS: inserted 1 base in 1 codon), with the protein product MTVENSTIKNRIKNLLRSPSIKLRKNKAGNNKESLGNKVTLEKVLGITAAGNRALASDPRSGLVAYPAGCVVVLLNPKKNKQYHILNNSRKTITTLAFSPDGKYVVTGESGHMPAVRVWDVVERTQVTELQEHKYGVACVAFSPNSKYIVSVGYQHDMIVNVWAWKKNVVVAANKVSSKVMAVSFSDDSSYFVTAGNRHVKFWYLDHAKSSKVNATVPLLGRSGLLGELRNNFFSDVACGKGRKADSTFCITSSGLLCEFSDKRLLDKWVELRNNDSITTCMATSLSVTEDLIFCGCADGTVRAFSPVNLHFICTLPRPHCLGSDIAALTEASHLFDYKMDARYPDTVAVSYDSTNRWLSCVYNDHSLYVWDTRDLRKVGKVYSALYHSSCVWSVEMYPQGSEGEHSCLTPGSFVSCSSDNTIRLWNLDSHSTTLNHNVISNDVQKIIYMDNVITPLLDTDCTISSSSEKADPQTSENRTGIRTMCVSPDRQHLASGDRNGILRIHDLQSLEEILNVQAHDSEILCLEYSKPDTGLKLLATASRDRLIHVLDAEQDYSLLQTLDDHSSSITAVRFAANDGEVRMISCGADKSIYFRTAQKTDEGTVFTRTHHVVRKTTLYDMDVDPTRRYAAIGCQDRSIRIFNISNGKQKKVYKGSQGEDGTLIRVQTDPSGMYVATSCSDKNISIFDFYTGECVATMFGHSEIVTGMKFTNDCKHLISVSGDSCIFVWRLNPELTISMRQRLSDLKQKIRPAQNIPPKHHHHHHSISTRKEVHSGPAIGTMSSDSDKEAEEEEGLEEEDVEDNFSGLSSCSRTGEQTELVSSVEKHSPVVPYITGPRKRCDSSVGCEDSSPRPRRRWARRVGGSDLMVKSMLDLRQLESFAVPPSPRRTPAASQEPPLTSDPELGSTVSLQPLAGWVEGLKEQDSPDVLRGHTRPQFIPLTPQSPDTEAVVIYPDSWEDRVSLASSEFQVREMPVREMRLLKGISCPDKQSPDSACSVDYSTSCLSSPERPGEDSEPTEPLSVDGNSSELDMEDLDEEDEESMRRSEPKVTEPSTPDQKAFLKRHFENLTDLSVSVSPPPPIPNSTDSVSISSKFLSQCPTGCRQPVAFTKASSTASEAVSGLERAVVSEPRPLMEDSVQTGSQEPQGSEKGSELRLSPQKKCVVVADPRGVASPVTGAAPAPCAGLRKAQSIHNICSGADISLTSTRPSKDVSHHSQHSQCAPPPSPNCSLPKAPPTNPTSPHPRDPAPATPTKLKSRSYMSPTASSMAKMSRSVSMGDGLNAGELGDLLAPADFRRSSDACAPRGKASSPMMPPPASCPAPDVGSPTAHAALVPNLLVSSASSSASKGLQGKLTGSTRPSLHPDISRPLPDKPCVASFSPSGRVTKPGQGWTPAGGPAPTPSSNLQRITSCPSGPMTTEQQKLCPSQTDDRAELQTPQAGPVLEKTQAWRSPRAQHSPERLQPDGGAQDSGVRRCRSSLVLSSVPLWLGLPKHXLYQLSPSVSSITSFIFSSPCPSINRCRLTDCALSMDTCRLVANELQNCFKKASHCYRMLSSSPVCSQEQQEMVQVLTEAFQSVQTELNSLPCPVSGGWSSSSVCSTPLGEGRGVAVGRGVEVGVAVGEDRTLALLEQYSQLLLRAVEKRMDNRV